A single region of the Sphingobium sp. TKS genome encodes:
- the rpoB gene encoding DNA-directed RNA polymerase subunit beta: MATKALPTISNTGAKKRIRKVFGDIHEVVQMPNLIEVQRESYEQFLRSNPAIGYVSGLEKTLRSVFPIRDFAGTAEMDFVHYELEDPKYDVEECRQRGITYAAPMRVTLRLIVFEVDQDTETRSVLDIKEQDVYMGDMPLMTGNGTFIVNGTERVIVSQMHRSPGVLFDHDRGKTHSSGKYLFAARVIPYRGSWLDFEFDAKDIVNVRIDRKRKLPVTALLYALGLTPEDMLGYFYNKVVFVRGEGGWQIPYLAEAWRGQKPAFDIVDAKSGEVVFAAGHKISPRAANKAEKDGLETLLIPTEEVYGRYSAYDLINETTGEIYIEAGDEVSPENLEKLDKAGIDRLELLDIDHVTTGPWIRNTLKADKAEERDQALSDIYRVMRPGEPPTKETAEALFAGLFFDPERYDLSAVGRVKLNMRLDLDAEDTVTTLRVEDILAVVKELVNLKDGKGEIDDIDNLGNRRVRSVGELLENQYRVGLLRMERAVKERMSSVDVSTVMPNDLINAKPAVAAVREFFGSSQLSQFMDQTNPLSEVTHKRRVSALGPGGLTRERAGFEVRDVHPTHYGRICPIETPEGPNIGLINSLATFSRVNKYGFIETPYRKVIDGKVTNEVVYLSAMEEAKHTIAQANAELNVDGTLAEDLISAREAGEFLMAPKDHITLMDVSPKQLVSVAASLIPFLENDDANRALMGSNMQRQAVPLVSAEAPFVGTGMEGTVARDSGAAIAAKRAGIVDQVDATRIVIRATGDIAPGQSGVDIYTLQKFQRSNQDTCINQRPLVKVGDLIEAGDVIADGPSTEFGELALGRNTLVAFMPWNGYNYEDSILISERIVKDDVFTSIHIEEFEVMARDTKLGPEDITRDIPNVGEEALRNLDEAGIVYIGAEVEPGDILVGKITPKGESPMTPEEKLLRAIFGEKASDVRDTSLRLPPGVAGTVVEVRVFNRHGIDKDERAMAIEREEIDRLAKDREDERAILNRATFNRLQEMLLGQTATAAPKGVRKGVEIDEALLGEVERHEWWKFAVADDTRQAGIEAVKAQYDEAVKLIVEKFEDRVDKLQRGDELPPGVLKMVKVFVAVKRKLQPGDKMAGRHGNKGVISRILPIEDMPFLEDGTHVDIVLNPLGVPSRMNVGQIFETHLGWAARGLGQQLKHALEDWREANPNAQAGEMPDAVKTRLLETYGEHYADQINGRTAEQIVDLAEHLARGVPMATPVFDGAREADVSAMLELAGLHTSGQSDLYDGRTGDRFDRKVTVGIIYMLKLHHLVDDKIHARSIGPYSLVTQQPLGGKAQFGGQRFGEMEVWALQAYGAAYTLQEMLTVKSDDVVGRTKVYEAIVKGDDTFEAGIPESFNVLVKEMRSLGLNVELAAMDEVEDDDGFAQAAE, encoded by the coding sequence ATGGCGACCAAAGCTCTCCCCACGATCAGCAATACCGGCGCGAAGAAGCGCATCAGGAAGGTGTTCGGTGACATCCACGAAGTGGTGCAGATGCCGAACCTGATCGAAGTTCAGCGGGAGAGCTATGAGCAATTTCTCCGTTCGAACCCGGCCATCGGCTATGTGTCGGGCCTGGAAAAGACCCTGCGCTCGGTCTTCCCGATCCGCGATTTCGCGGGCACCGCAGAGATGGACTTCGTTCACTACGAACTCGAAGACCCGAAATATGATGTCGAGGAATGTCGTCAGCGCGGCATCACCTATGCGGCGCCGATGCGCGTCACCCTGCGCCTGATCGTGTTCGAGGTGGATCAGGACACCGAAACCCGCTCCGTGCTCGATATCAAGGAGCAGGACGTCTACATGGGCGACATGCCGCTCATGACCGGCAACGGCACCTTCATCGTCAACGGAACCGAGCGCGTCATCGTGTCGCAGATGCACCGCTCGCCGGGCGTGCTGTTCGACCATGACCGGGGCAAGACCCATTCGTCGGGCAAATATCTGTTTGCCGCTCGCGTGATCCCGTACCGTGGTTCGTGGCTCGACTTCGAGTTCGACGCCAAGGACATCGTCAACGTCCGTATCGACCGCAAGCGCAAGCTGCCGGTCACCGCGCTGCTCTATGCGCTGGGCCTGACGCCCGAGGACATGCTCGGCTATTTCTACAACAAGGTGGTCTTCGTCCGTGGCGAAGGCGGCTGGCAGATCCCCTATCTCGCCGAAGCATGGCGCGGCCAGAAGCCGGCTTTCGACATCGTCGACGCCAAGTCGGGCGAAGTGGTGTTCGCCGCCGGTCACAAGATTTCGCCCCGCGCCGCCAACAAGGCGGAGAAGGACGGGCTTGAGACGCTGTTGATCCCGACCGAGGAAGTCTATGGCCGCTACAGCGCCTATGACCTCATCAACGAGACGACCGGCGAGATCTACATTGAGGCCGGTGACGAAGTGTCGCCCGAAAATCTCGAAAAGCTCGACAAGGCGGGCATCGACCGTCTCGAACTGCTCGACATCGACCATGTCACCACCGGTCCGTGGATCCGCAACACGCTCAAGGCCGACAAGGCCGAGGAACGCGACCAGGCGCTGTCCGACATTTATCGCGTCATGCGCCCCGGCGAACCGCCGACGAAGGAAACCGCCGAAGCCCTCTTCGCCGGTCTATTCTTCGATCCGGAACGCTATGACCTGTCCGCCGTTGGCCGCGTGAAGCTCAACATGCGCCTCGACCTCGATGCCGAGGACACCGTCACCACCCTGCGCGTCGAGGACATCCTCGCCGTGGTCAAGGAACTGGTGAACCTCAAGGACGGCAAGGGCGAGATCGACGATATCGACAATCTCGGCAACCGCCGCGTCCGTTCGGTGGGCGAACTGCTGGAAAACCAGTATCGCGTCGGCCTGCTGCGCATGGAGCGCGCCGTCAAGGAGCGCATGAGCAGCGTCGACGTGTCGACCGTGATGCCGAACGACCTCATCAACGCCAAGCCCGCCGTGGCCGCGGTGCGTGAATTCTTCGGCTCCTCGCAGCTTTCGCAGTTCATGGACCAGACCAACCCGCTGTCGGAAGTCACCCACAAGCGCCGCGTGTCGGCGCTTGGGCCGGGCGGTCTGACCCGTGAACGCGCAGGCTTCGAAGTCCGCGACGTTCACCCGACCCATTATGGCCGTATCTGCCCGATCGAAACGCCGGAAGGCCCGAACATCGGTCTGATCAATTCGCTCGCGACCTTCAGCCGCGTGAATAAATATGGCTTCATCGAGACGCCTTATCGCAAGGTGATCGACGGCAAGGTGACCAATGAGGTCGTCTATCTGTCCGCGATGGAAGAGGCCAAGCACACCATCGCACAGGCGAACGCCGAACTGAACGTCGACGGCACGCTGGCCGAAGACCTGATTTCGGCGCGTGAAGCGGGCGAATTCCTGATGGCGCCCAAAGACCATATCACCCTGATGGACGTCAGCCCCAAGCAGCTCGTCTCGGTCGCGGCTTCGCTCATTCCGTTCCTGGAAAATGACGACGCCAACCGCGCGCTCATGGGATCGAACATGCAGCGTCAGGCCGTGCCGCTGGTGAGTGCCGAAGCGCCGTTCGTCGGCACCGGCATGGAAGGCACCGTGGCTCGCGATTCCGGCGCGGCCATCGCCGCCAAGCGGGCGGGCATCGTCGATCAGGTCGACGCGACCCGTATCGTCATCCGCGCCACCGGCGACATCGCGCCGGGCCAGTCGGGCGTCGACATCTACACGCTCCAGAAGTTCCAGCGTTCGAACCAGGACACCTGCATCAACCAGCGTCCGCTGGTGAAGGTGGGCGACCTGATCGAAGCCGGCGACGTGATCGCCGACGGCCCGTCGACCGAGTTCGGCGAGCTGGCGCTGGGCCGCAACACGCTGGTCGCGTTCATGCCGTGGAACGGCTACAACTACGAAGACTCCATCCTGATCTCCGAACGGATCGTGAAGGATGACGTCTTCACCTCGATCCATATCGAGGAGTTCGAGGTCATGGCCCGCGACACCAAGCTGGGGCCGGAAGACATCACCCGCGACATCCCGAATGTCGGTGAGGAAGCGCTACGCAACCTCGACGAGGCGGGCATCGTCTATATCGGCGCCGAAGTGGAGCCGGGCGATATCCTGGTCGGCAAGATCACCCCCAAAGGTGAATCGCCAATGACCCCGGAAGAAAAGCTGCTCCGCGCCATCTTCGGTGAAAAGGCGAGCGACGTGCGCGACACCTCGCTGCGTCTGCCGCCGGGCGTCGCCGGGACCGTCGTGGAAGTGCGCGTCTTCAACCGCCACGGCATCGACAAGGACGAACGCGCCATGGCGATCGAGCGGGAGGAAATCGACCGTCTCGCCAAGGACCGCGAGGACGAGCGCGCCATCCTCAACCGCGCGACCTTCAACCGCTTGCAGGAAATGCTGCTCGGTCAGACCGCCACGGCCGCGCCCAAGGGCGTGCGCAAGGGCGTCGAGATCGACGAAGCCCTGCTGGGCGAAGTCGAGCGTCATGAATGGTGGAAGTTCGCGGTTGCGGACGACACCCGTCAGGCCGGCATCGAAGCCGTCAAGGCACAGTATGACGAAGCGGTGAAGCTGATCGTCGAGAAGTTCGAGGACCGCGTCGACAAGCTGCAGCGCGGCGACGAGCTGCCGCCGGGCGTGCTCAAGATGGTCAAGGTGTTCGTCGCGGTGAAGCGCAAGCTCCAGCCGGGCGACAAGATGGCCGGCCGTCACGGCAACAAGGGCGTCATCTCGCGCATCCTGCCGATCGAGGACATGCCGTTCCTCGAAGACGGCACCCATGTCGACATCGTGCTGAACCCGCTGGGCGTGCCGTCGCGCATGAACGTCGGGCAGATTTTCGAAACGCATCTGGGCTGGGCCGCGCGCGGTCTGGGCCAGCAGCTCAAGCATGCGCTGGAGGACTGGCGGGAAGCCAATCCGAACGCGCAGGCCGGTGAGATGCCGGATGCGGTCAAGACCCGCCTGCTGGAAACCTATGGCGAGCATTATGCCGATCAGATCAACGGCCGCACTGCGGAACAGATCGTCGACCTTGCCGAGCATCTTGCACGAGGCGTGCCGATGGCGACCCCGGTGTTCGACGGCGCCCGCGAAGCCGACGTGTCGGCGATGCTGGAGCTGGCGGGGCTGCATACATCGGGTCAGTCGGACCTGTACGATGGCCGCACTGGCGACCGGTTCGACCGCAAGGTGACCGTTGGCATCATCTATATGCTCAAGCTGCACCATCTGGTCGACGACAAGATCCACGCCCGTTCCATCGGCCCCTACAGCCTCGTCACCCAGCAGCCGCTGGGCGGTAAGGCGCAGTTCGGTGGCCAGCGCTTCGGTGAAATGGAGGTGTGGGCGCTCCAGGCCTATGGCGCCGCCTATACCTTGCAGGAAATGCTGACGGTGAAGTCGGATGATGTGGTCGGCCGTACCAAGGTCTACGAGGCGATCGTCAAGGGCGACGACACGTTCGAAGCCGGCATCCCCGAAAGCTTCAACGTGCTGGTCAAGGAAATGCGCTCGCTGGGCCTCAACGTCGAACTCGCCGCGATGGACGAGGTCGAGGATGACGACGGCTTCGCGCAGGCGGCGGAGTAA
- the rpoC gene encoding DNA-directed RNA polymerase subunit beta': MNELTNFANPVQKPETFDQIQIGLASPERIRSWSFGEIKKPETINYRTFKPERDGLFCARIFGPIKDYECLCGKYKRMKYKGIVCEKCGVEVTVSKVRRERMGHIELAAPVAHIWFLKSLPSRIGLLLDMQLKQLERVLYFESYIVTEPGLTPLEKFQLLTEDELLDAQDEYGEDAFSAGIGAEAVKQMLMDLDLEGEKQALLDELAVTKSELKPKKIIKRLKVVESFLESGNRPEWMILDVVPVIPPELRPLVPLDGGRFATSDLNDLYRRVINRNNRLKRLMELRAPDIIVRNEKRMLQEAVDALFDNGRRGRVITGANKRPLKSLSDMLKGKQGRFRQNLLGKRVDYSGRSVIVTGPELKLHQCGLPKKMALELFKPFIYARLDAKGLSMTLKQAKKWVEKERKEVWDILDEVIREHPVMLNRAPTLHRLGIQAFEPVLIEGKAIQLHPLVCSAFNADFDGDQMAVHVPLSLEAQLEARVLMMSTNNILSPANGKPIIVPSQDMVLGIYYLSMEREGEPGEGMLLSDMQEVHQALYAKAVTLHSKITSRVPQTDEAGNQYMKRFETTPGRMLLGECLPKSHKVPFDVVNRLLTKKEIGDVIDQVYRHTGQKDTVLFADAIMALGFRHAFQAGISFGKDDMVIPDSKEGTVAETKALVADYEQQYQDGLITQQEKYNKVIDAWSRCGDVVANAMMDEIRAQPKDPATGRMAQINSIYMMAHSGARGSQAQMKQLAGMRGLMAKPSGEIIETPIISNFKEGLTVLEYFNSTHGARKGLADTALKTANSGYLTRRLVDVSQDCTIVEEDCGTEKALEMKAIVQGGSVIASLGERILGRTTAQDIVDSKDGTVIVPIGTLLDEALVAQIEAIGTQAVKIRSPLICESKMGVCGKCYGRDLARGTPVNIGEAVGVIAAQSIGEPGTQLTMRTFHIGGAANFNETSNLEAMSDGTIELRDMPTIMDKNGRRLSLARNGEIAIIDSEGRERETHRLPYGATVLIADGDPVAKGERFAEWDPFTMPVITEKPGIVKYVDLIDGKTLAEQTDEATGIAQRVVTEHRGAARTKEDLRPRLTLLDDGSGEAARYMLAVGATLSVDDGAQVQAGDVLARVSREAAKTRDITGGLPRVAELFEARKPKDNAIIAKVSGRVQFLKDYKAKRKIAINPEDGGEPVEYLIPKSKVIDVQEGDFVKRGDNLIGGSPDPHDILEVLGIEPLAEYLVAEIQEVYRLQGVKINDKHIETIVRQMLQKVEIIESGDTTLLVGEQIDREEMDEINSKLQPGFAPAAGKPVLLGITKASLQTRSFISAASFQETTRVLTEAAVQGKKDTLVGLKENVIVGRLIPAGTGAGMNRMRVAASSRDAAMRAALRASSQVDLIAPKTAAQEHAAELAQGPEAAIGDDPLAAVQGEDFTTEDME, from the coding sequence ATGAACGAACTGACCAATTTCGCCAATCCGGTCCAGAAGCCGGAAACCTTCGACCAGATCCAGATCGGCCTCGCCTCCCCGGAACGCATCCGCAGCTGGTCCTTCGGTGAGATCAAGAAGCCGGAAACCATCAACTACCGCACGTTCAAGCCCGAGCGTGACGGCTTGTTCTGCGCGCGCATCTTCGGTCCGATCAAGGATTATGAATGCCTGTGCGGCAAGTATAAGCGCATGAAGTACAAGGGCATCGTCTGCGAAAAGTGCGGCGTGGAAGTGACCGTGTCGAAGGTCCGCCGCGAGCGCATGGGCCATATCGAACTGGCCGCCCCGGTCGCGCACATCTGGTTCCTGAAGTCGCTGCCCTCGCGCATCGGCCTGCTGCTCGACATGCAGTTGAAGCAGCTTGAGCGGGTGCTGTATTTCGAATCATACATCGTCACCGAGCCGGGCCTGACCCCGCTCGAAAAGTTCCAGCTTCTGACCGAAGACGAACTGCTGGACGCGCAGGACGAATATGGCGAGGACGCCTTCTCCGCCGGGATCGGCGCGGAAGCGGTCAAGCAGATGCTGATGGACCTCGACCTTGAGGGCGAGAAGCAGGCGCTGCTGGACGAACTGGCCGTCACCAAGTCGGAACTCAAGCCCAAGAAGATCATCAAGCGGCTGAAGGTCGTCGAGAGCTTCCTGGAATCGGGCAACCGTCCCGAATGGATGATCCTGGACGTCGTTCCAGTCATCCCGCCGGAACTGCGCCCGCTGGTGCCGCTGGACGGTGGCCGCTTCGCGACGTCGGACCTTAACGACCTCTATCGCCGCGTGATCAACCGCAACAACCGCCTGAAGCGGCTGATGGAGCTGCGCGCGCCGGACATCATCGTCCGCAACGAAAAGCGCATGTTGCAGGAAGCCGTCGACGCCCTGTTCGACAATGGCCGCCGCGGCCGCGTCATCACCGGCGCCAACAAGCGTCCGCTCAAGTCGCTGTCCGACATGCTCAAGGGCAAGCAGGGCCGCTTCCGTCAGAACCTGCTCGGCAAGCGCGTCGACTATTCCGGCCGTTCGGTCATCGTGACCGGCCCGGAACTCAAGCTGCACCAGTGCGGCCTGCCCAAGAAGATGGCGCTCGAACTGTTCAAGCCCTTCATCTACGCCCGCCTCGACGCCAAGGGTCTCTCCATGACCCTGAAGCAGGCGAAGAAATGGGTCGAAAAGGAGCGCAAGGAGGTCTGGGACATCCTGGACGAAGTGATCCGCGAGCACCCGGTCATGCTGAACCGCGCGCCGACGCTCCACCGCCTCGGCATCCAGGCGTTCGAACCCGTGCTGATCGAGGGCAAGGCGATCCAGCTTCACCCGCTGGTCTGCTCGGCCTTCAACGCCGACTTCGACGGTGACCAGATGGCCGTCCACGTGCCGCTCTCGCTGGAAGCCCAGTTGGAAGCCCGCGTGCTGATGATGTCGACCAACAACATCCTCAGCCCCGCGAACGGCAAGCCGATCATCGTCCCCTCGCAGGACATGGTTCTGGGTATCTATTACCTGTCCATGGAACGTGAAGGCGAGCCGGGCGAAGGCATGCTGCTGTCCGACATGCAGGAGGTCCATCAGGCTCTCTATGCCAAGGCCGTGACGCTGCACTCGAAGATCACCAGCCGCGTGCCGCAGACCGACGAAGCCGGCAATCAGTATATGAAGCGCTTCGAAACGACGCCGGGCCGCATGCTGCTGGGCGAATGTCTGCCCAAGAGCCACAAGGTGCCCTTCGACGTCGTCAACCGCCTTCTCACCAAGAAGGAAATCGGGGACGTCATCGATCAGGTCTATCGCCACACCGGCCAGAAGGACACGGTGCTGTTCGCCGACGCCATCATGGCGCTGGGCTTCCGCCACGCGTTCCAGGCCGGCATTTCGTTCGGCAAGGACGACATGGTGATCCCGGACTCGAAGGAAGGCACCGTCGCCGAAACCAAGGCGCTGGTGGCTGATTACGAGCAGCAATATCAGGACGGCCTGATCACTCAGCAGGAAAAGTACAACAAGGTGATCGACGCCTGGAGCCGTTGCGGCGACGTGGTGGCGAACGCCATGATGGACGAGATTCGCGCCCAGCCCAAGGATCCGGCGACCGGCCGCATGGCCCAGATCAACTCGATCTACATGATGGCGCACTCCGGTGCCCGTGGTTCGCAGGCCCAGATGAAGCAGCTTGCCGGTATGCGCGGCCTGATGGCCAAGCCGTCGGGCGAAATCATCGAAACGCCGATCATCTCGAACTTCAAGGAAGGCCTGACCGTCCTTGAATATTTCAACTCCACCCATGGTGCTCGAAAAGGGCTTGCCGACACCGCGCTCAAGACGGCGAACTCGGGTTACCTGACCCGCCGTCTGGTCGACGTGTCGCAGGATTGCACCATCGTCGAGGAAGATTGCGGCACCGAAAAGGCGCTGGAGATGAAAGCCATCGTCCAGGGCGGTTCGGTCATCGCCTCGCTTGGCGAGCGCATCCTGGGCCGCACCACGGCGCAGGATATCGTCGACAGCAAGGACGGCACCGTCATCGTGCCGATCGGCACGCTGCTCGACGAAGCGCTGGTGGCGCAAATCGAGGCCATCGGCACGCAGGCCGTGAAGATCCGCAGCCCGCTGATCTGCGAAAGCAAGATGGGCGTCTGCGGCAAGTGCTACGGCCGTGACCTCGCCCGTGGTACGCCGGTCAATATCGGTGAAGCGGTCGGCGTCATCGCGGCGCAGTCCATCGGTGAACCGGGCACGCAGCTGACCATGCGTACCTTCCACATCGGCGGCGCGGCGAACTTCAACGAAACGTCGAACCTGGAAGCCATGTCGGACGGCACGATCGAGCTGCGCGACATGCCGACCATCATGGACAAGAATGGCCGTCGCCTGTCGCTCGCCCGTAACGGCGAGATCGCGATCATCGATAGCGAAGGTCGCGAACGCGAAACCCACCGCCTGCCTTACGGCGCCACCGTCCTCATTGCCGACGGTGACCCCGTGGCGAAGGGCGAACGCTTTGCCGAGTGGGATCCGTTCACCATGCCGGTGATCACCGAAAAGCCGGGTATCGTGAAATATGTCGACCTGATCGACGGCAAGACGCTGGCCGAACAGACCGACGAAGCCACCGGCATCGCGCAACGCGTGGTGACGGAGCATCGCGGTGCCGCCCGTACCAAGGAGGATCTGCGCCCGCGCCTGACCCTGCTGGACGACGGCTCGGGCGAAGCCGCCCGCTACATGCTGGCGGTCGGCGCGACCCTGTCGGTCGATGACGGTGCGCAGGTGCAGGCCGGTGACGTGCTGGCGCGTGTCAGCCGCGAAGCGGCCAAGACCCGCGACATCACCGGCGGTCTGCCGCGCGTCGCCGAACTGTTCGAAGCCCGCAAGCCCAAGGACAATGCGATCATTGCCAAGGTGTCGGGCCGCGTTCAGTTCCTCAAGGATTACAAGGCGAAGCGCAAGATCGCCATCAATCCCGAGGATGGCGGCGAGCCGGTCGAATATCTGATCCCCAAGAGCAAGGTGATCGACGTTCAGGAAGGCGACTTCGTGAAGCGCGGCGACAACCTGATCGGCGGTTCGCCCGACCCGCACGACATTCTGGAAGTGCTCGGCATCGAGCCGCTGGCCGAATATCTGGTCGCGGAAATCCAGGAAGTCTATCGCTTGCAGGGCGTGAAGATCAACGACAAGCACATCGAGACGATCGTTCGCCAGATGCTGCAAAAGGTCGAGATCATCGAGTCCGGCGACACCACTTTGCTGGTGGGCGAGCAGATCGACCGCGAGGAAATGGACGAGATCAACAGCAAGCTCCAGCCGGGCTTCGCGCCCGCCGCGGGCAAGCCGGTGCTGCTCGGCATCACCAAGGCCTCGCTCCAGACGCGTTCCTTCATCTCGGCGGCGTCCTTCCAGGAAACCACCCGCGTCCTCACCGAAGCGGCGGTTCAGGGCAAGAAGGACACGCTGGTGGGCCTCAAGGAAAACGTCATCGTCGGCCGCCTCATCCCGGCGGGTACCGGCGCCGGCATGAACCGCATGCGCGTCGCCGCCTCGTCGCGTGATGCGGCGATGCGGGCCGCGCTGCGGGCGTCGAGCCAGGTCGACCTGATCGCGCCCAAGACGGCCGCGCAAGAGCATGCCGCCGAACTGGCCCAGGGTCCGGAAGCCGCCATCGGAGACGATCCGCTGGCTGCTGTTCAGGGTGAGGATTTCACCACCGAGGACATGGAATAA
- a CDS encoding thermonuclease family protein, translating to MIAALFFASALTVVDGGMLRVNGERIRLLGIDAPDVASRCAKRGTCAPISPRQSKESLKRALRDPITIVPVARDANGRTVAIVYAGGLNMSCEQIRKGMAVYKPAWDMGRRLAKECRFLSRR from the coding sequence GTGATCGCCGCCCTGTTCTTCGCATCTGCCTTGACTGTCGTTGATGGTGGCATGCTGCGCGTGAATGGCGAGCGTATCCGGCTTTTGGGCATCGACGCCCCGGACGTTGCCAGCCGTTGCGCCAAGCGCGGGACTTGCGCGCCCATCAGTCCCCGGCAGAGCAAGGAAAGCCTGAAGCGCGCGTTGCGGGATCCCATCACCATCGTTCCGGTGGCCCGCGACGCCAATGGCCGGACTGTCGCGATCGTCTATGCCGGGGGGCTCAACATGTCCTGCGAGCAGATTCGAAAGGGCATGGCCGTTTATAAGCCCGCCTGGGATATGGGCCGCCGTCTGGCGAAGGAATGCCGTTTCCTGTCGAGGCGATGA
- a CDS encoding YfiM family protein — MTHAFNAYLFAEFLGARIARKTHDRARAAAPAALLSMGLMLYGEMWDAHKKDSGFSPQDLLFNTGGAAFSVLRHTVPGLEEKLDFRLLMMPNSEVYSFKGKRHYEQQRFLLSLELAGFARLRDSPLRLVELQLGYRGKNFTNADRAAGIRPERDIFFGVGLNIKQLFFRNSRSRLGRAIGSGLDYFQLPYTAAYVH; from the coding sequence CTGACCCACGCCTTCAACGCCTATCTGTTCGCGGAATTTCTCGGCGCGCGGATAGCCCGCAAAACCCATGACCGGGCCAGGGCGGCAGCCCCGGCCGCGCTGCTTTCCATGGGACTGATGCTCTATGGCGAAATGTGGGACGCGCATAAGAAGGATAGTGGCTTTTCGCCACAGGATCTCCTCTTCAATACCGGCGGCGCGGCCTTTTCGGTGCTGCGCCATACGGTGCCGGGACTGGAGGAGAAGCTGGATTTCCGCCTGCTGATGATGCCCAATTCAGAAGTCTACAGCTTCAAGGGCAAGCGCCATTATGAACAGCAGCGCTTTCTGCTTTCGCTTGAACTCGCCGGTTTCGCAAGGTTGCGCGACAGCCCGTTGCGCCTGGTCGAACTGCAACTCGGATATCGCGGCAAGAATTTCACCAATGCCGACCGCGCCGCCGGCATAAGGCCGGAACGCGACATCTTCTTCGGCGTCGGCCTCAACATCAAGCAGTTGTTCTTCCGAAACAGCCGATCGCGCCTGGGTCGCGCGATCGGTAGCGGGCTCGACTATTTTCAGCTCCCCTATACCGCCGCCTATGTCCATTGA
- a CDS encoding NAD(P)/FAD-dependent oxidoreductase, protein MLRLSGLKLPLDHPAEAMPAAICERLDLAPQQLLSHAVVRRGNDARRKNAIQLVYTVDVEVTDEAEVLERFAKDHDVRLRPDTDYKFVARAPQGWSGKRPVVIGAGPCGLFAGLILAQMGFRPIILDRGKVVRERTKDTWGLWRRAELNPDSNVQFGEGGAGTFSDGKLYCRVKDPRFLGRKVLEEFVAAGAPDDILTEAHPHIGTFRLVSMVESMRRQIEGLGGEYRWQHRVDELELERQGEGMQKLRGLHLADGGFIETDHVVLAVGHSARPTFEMLHRRGVHIEPKPFSIGVRIEHPQSWIDRARYGNCAGHPVLGAAAYSLAHHCANGRTVYSFCMCPGGRVVAATSEEGRVVTNGMSQYSRAEFNANSGLVVGIDPERDYPGGPLAGIELQRHWESMAFVAGGSSYHAPGQKVGDFLEGRASSELGEVIPSYKPGVTLTDLSRCLPEFVLEAFHEAIPVFGRQIANYDHPDAVMTGVETRTSSPIRITRGKDHQSLNVAGLYPAGEGAGYAGGILSAAIDGIKVAEAVGLSIAAG, encoded by the coding sequence ATGTTGCGCCTTTCCGGATTGAAACTGCCCCTCGACCATCCCGCCGAGGCGATGCCTGCCGCCATTTGCGAGCGGCTGGATCTCGCGCCGCAGCAACTGTTGAGCCATGCCGTGGTGCGCCGGGGCAATGATGCGCGACGCAAAAATGCGATCCAGCTCGTCTACACCGTCGATGTCGAAGTGACGGACGAGGCGGAGGTGCTGGAGCGCTTCGCCAAGGATCATGACGTCCGTCTGCGCCCGGACACCGACTACAAATTCGTGGCGAGGGCGCCGCAGGGCTGGTCGGGCAAGCGGCCCGTCGTGATCGGTGCGGGACCGTGCGGACTGTTTGCGGGACTGATCCTCGCGCAAATGGGCTTTCGCCCGATCATCCTCGACCGGGGCAAGGTGGTGCGGGAGCGGACCAAGGATACCTGGGGTCTGTGGCGCCGCGCCGAACTCAATCCCGACAGCAATGTGCAGTTCGGGGAGGGCGGGGCGGGCACCTTCTCCGACGGCAAGCTTTATTGCCGGGTGAAGGATCCGCGCTTTCTGGGCCGCAAGGTGCTGGAAGAATTCGTCGCCGCGGGTGCGCCCGATGACATATTGACCGAAGCGCATCCGCATATCGGGACTTTCCGCCTCGTCTCCATGGTTGAATCCATGCGCCGCCAGATCGAGGGGCTGGGCGGCGAATATCGCTGGCAGCACCGGGTTGATGAACTGGAACTGGAACGGCAGGGCGAGGGCATGCAGAAGCTGCGCGGGCTGCATCTGGCGGACGGCGGTTTCATCGAGACGGACCATGTCGTGCTGGCGGTGGGCCACAGCGCCCGCCCGACCTTCGAGATGCTGCACCGGCGCGGCGTGCATATCGAGCCGAAACCCTTTTCCATCGGCGTGCGCATCGAGCATCCGCAAAGCTGGATCGACCGCGCGCGCTACGGCAATTGCGCGGGGCATCCGGTGTTGGGCGCGGCGGCCTATAGCCTTGCCCATCATTGCGCCAATGGGCGGACGGTCTACAGCTTCTGCATGTGTCCTGGTGGACGGGTGGTTGCGGCGACTTCGGAGGAGGGGCGCGTCGTCACCAACGGCATGAGCCAATATTCACGGGCCGAGTTCAACGCCAATTCTGGCCTGGTGGTCGGCATCGATCCGGAGCGGGACTATCCCGGCGGGCCGCTGGCGGGGATCGAATTGCAGCGTCATTGGGAAAGCATGGCCTTTGTCGCGGGCGGTTCCTCCTACCATGCGCCGGGACAGAAGGTGGGGGATTTCCTTGAGGGCCGCGCTTCGAGCGAGTTGGGCGAGGTCATTCCGTCCTACAAGCCGGGCGTGACCCTGACCGACCTCTCGCGCTGCCTGCCCGAATTCGTGCTGGAGGCATTCCATGAGGCGATCCCCGTCTTCGGGCGGCAGATCGCCAATTACGACCATCCCGACGCCGTGATGACGGGGGTGGAAACCCGCACCTCCTCCCCGATCCGCATCACGCGGGGCAAGGATCATCAGAGCCTCAATGTTGCGGGCCTTTATCCCGCCGGGGAGGGGGCGGGCTATGCGGGCGGCATTCTCTCCGCCGCGATCGATGGGATAAAGGTGGCGGAGGCGGTGGGCTTGAGCATCGCGGCGGGCTGA